From Chitinophagales bacterium, one genomic window encodes:
- a CDS encoding T9SS type A sorting domain-containing protein — protein sequence MKGTILFVAAILLVFEKNLHGQELFRMNNVPVYHGSKQILNPFTGGMNSCIINQMDLNKDGIKDLVVVHQVGVSAGRIQPFIQKPNGSYVYAPRYEAFFPKEGSYVFLLHDLDEDSTEDLIIQTQSYFFIHYCKRTNDSTFQFDFYDSIEYTSYDPLYGRTQLIALNKYLPMFEDLDGDGDVDFVYVSRSFNHLRYYKNYKKEMTLPSKENFWKGDNKFYGQACFADFNPLKFKSGCHPNMEKFLPPPKKDPILTPRHDEFQMIWNIDIDGNKLYDAFAYSENQKNSPLGLNIGTKDSAYLKQGDDFRFPSYSSRPIDLMMPIGFWYDVNNDKAKDILVSFLIERDFSGVQLSQKLFNDDVKTIHQYRNLGKRKKLDLTTNTYHDSFAFINDDFLADETIDVGTGSAPVFYNYDKDSLIDLLIPNIMKRDSWEIGYITYYRNIGNKKQPLYKLESNDLFSYKSKNRANIKIAVGDLNGDKIDDILITSFDRNLSGPFASNGSLPIIGEMYFHKGGSGGFLYTTQNLSLEYEDKYGRSNICFHDVDKDGKVDMFMGDLFHLKYYKNISKDSIVKFSKPSCDSVINPENLLDPINLPFQFIYHPAVWTDPNDSKDYLIFAYNLYGGKVGKALIDTQKLNNNRSLILKNEHKSLYPNFSINHSPTIAIKDVTDDGKAEIIFGNYAGGVQMFSIDSLTGVKDPPPPPVSISSVKHPLDFTIYPNPSSDKIYFSGLDASKRYSLYVYTIEGKLIQQHDNSLNLEFIDISTLNHGIYWLNIVNEELGNKTIKIQKH from the coding sequence ATGAAAGGAACAATATTGTTTGTTGCAGCTATTTTGTTGGTATTTGAAAAGAATCTGCATGGGCAGGAATTGTTTCGAATGAATAATGTTCCAGTTTATCATGGTTCAAAACAAATATTAAATCCATTTACAGGTGGCATGAATAGTTGCATAATAAATCAAATGGATTTGAATAAAGATGGTATCAAGGACCTAGTGGTGGTGCATCAGGTAGGTGTAAGTGCGGGTAGAATTCAGCCTTTTATACAAAAACCGAATGGAAGTTATGTTTATGCACCTCGTTATGAAGCATTTTTCCCTAAAGAAGGCTCCTATGTATTTTTATTACATGACCTCGATGAAGACTCTACAGAAGACCTTATAATTCAAACACAAAGCTATTTTTTTATTCACTATTGTAAACGAACCAATGATTCTACATTTCAATTTGACTTTTATGATTCAATAGAATATACGAGTTATGATCCGCTGTATGGAAGAACGCAGTTAATAGCCCTTAATAAATATTTACCCATGTTTGAAGATTTAGATGGGGATGGTGATGTAGATTTTGTATATGTTTCTCGATCATTTAATCACCTAAGATATTATAAAAACTATAAAAAAGAAATGACATTACCTTCGAAGGAAAACTTCTGGAAGGGAGACAATAAATTTTATGGACAAGCATGTTTTGCAGATTTCAATCCACTTAAATTCAAGTCGGGCTGCCATCCCAATATGGAAAAATTCTTACCTCCTCCAAAAAAAGACCCAATATTAACACCTCGACATGACGAGTTTCAAATGATATGGAACATTGATATTGATGGCAATAAACTTTATGATGCCTTTGCTTATAGTGAAAATCAAAAGAACTCTCCATTAGGTCTGAATATTGGTACCAAAGATTCAGCCTATTTGAAACAAGGAGATGATTTTCGTTTCCCAAGCTATTCTTCTAGGCCCATAGATCTCATGATGCCTATTGGTTTTTGGTACGATGTCAATAATGATAAAGCAAAAGACATCTTGGTTTCTTTTCTCATAGAGCGAGATTTTTCAGGAGTTCAGTTATCTCAGAAACTTTTTAATGATGACGTAAAAACCATTCATCAATATAGAAACCTAGGGAAACGAAAGAAGTTAGATCTTACGACAAACACCTATCACGATAGCTTCGCATTTATAAATGACGATTTCTTAGCAGACGAAACCATTGATGTAGGAACTGGTTCTGCACCTGTTTTTTATAATTATGATAAAGATAGTTTGATTGATCTTTTGATACCTAATATTATGAAACGCGATTCTTGGGAGATCGGATATATTACTTATTACAGAAACATAGGTAATAAGAAACAGCCTCTTTATAAATTAGAATCCAATGATTTGTTTAGCTATAAATCAAAAAACAGGGCGAATATTAAAATTGCGGTTGGGGATTTAAATGGTGATAAGATCGATGATATTTTAATCACATCCTTCGATAGAAATCTCAGTGGACCATTTGCCAGTAATGGAAGCTTACCCATTATAGGAGAAATGTATTTCCATAAAGGTGGATCTGGAGGATTTCTGTATACCACTCAGAATCTATCCTTGGAGTATGAGGATAAATATGGTCGTTCGAATATCTGTTTTCATGATGTAGATAAAGATGGGAAAGTTGATATGTTTATGGGAGATCTCTTTCATTTGAAATATTACAAAAATATTAGCAAAGATTCTATAGTCAAGTTTTCAAAGCCGAGTTGTGATTCTGTGATTAATCCCGAAAACTTATTAGATCCTATAAATCTGCCATTTCAATTCATATACCACCCAGCTGTTTGGACTGATCCTAATGATAGTAAAGATTACCTCATTTTTGCCTATAATTTATACGGAGGCAAAGTGGGAAAAGCGCTTATAGACACTCAAAAATTAAATAATAATCGCTCGCTAATATTGAAAAACGAACACAAAAGTCTCTATCCCAATTTTTCAATCAATCATAGCCCAACTATAGCTATTAAAGACGTGACTGATGATGGGAAAGCAGAAATAATTTTTGGTAACTATGCTGGAGGAGTTCAAATGTTTTCTATTGATAGCCTTACTGGAGTCAAAGATCCACCGCCACCGCCGGTTTCTATTTCCTCTGTAAAGCATCCTCTTGATTTTACTATATATCCAAATCCAAGTTCTGATAAGATTTATTTTAGTGGATTAGATGCTTCGAAGAGATATAGCCTCTATGTTTACACTATAGAAGGTAAATTGATACAGCAGCATGATAATAGTTTGAATCTAGAGTTTATAGATATTTCTACCCTAAATCATGGGATTTATTGGTTAAATATAGTGAATGAAGAATTAGGTAATAAAACCATAAAAATTCAAAAGCATTAG
- a CDS encoding carboxypeptidase M32 — MSYELLKKKMYEIKQLESIGALLSWDMEVMMPHGSDRGFRADQSSLINGLTHERLTDPNLEKLVDSLLEDQKLLDQDRKEVSIIKKDIQKSKKLNTEFVERMSKLTSEAYSVWEKAKLNSDFKLFLPSLASIVDMLKEKCDLLGYEDHPYNALMDNFEEGMTVAKLDPLFEEVKIRLGSLINKVLSKQGSKTGFLSQKFELAKQQLLVKDILEFLQVNKDLFRMDISSHPFCTNFHSSDIRMTTRYNENDLMSSIWSAIHESGHGLYEMGLNRGIIGLPSSNSVSLGIHESQSRFWENNIGRSKVFIEAIFPLIQDIFPQQMAGLSPHDLFLEINFIEPSLIRTESDELTYHYHIMIRYEIEKKLISGELKVSEVRDYWNAMYKEYLKLDVPDDANGCLQDVHWSFGGMGYFPTYSLGSFFAAQWYLEMNKNNQLIEQIKQNKFKEINNWHSENIHKYGSLFTSEELCIKATGKPLDFGYFESYIMEKHNLK; from the coding sequence ATGTCTTACGAACTTCTAAAGAAAAAAATGTATGAAATAAAACAGTTAGAATCCATAGGAGCACTGCTTAGCTGGGATATGGAAGTCATGATGCCTCATGGTTCCGACAGGGGTTTCCGTGCAGATCAATCCTCCTTAATAAATGGACTTACGCATGAACGATTGACGGATCCTAATTTAGAAAAGCTGGTAGATTCTTTGCTAGAAGATCAAAAACTCCTAGATCAAGACAGGAAAGAAGTCTCTATAATAAAAAAAGATATTCAGAAATCGAAGAAACTCAATACAGAATTTGTGGAGCGTATGAGCAAACTAACGAGTGAAGCCTATTCAGTATGGGAAAAGGCAAAATTGAATTCAGATTTTAAACTTTTCTTACCATCGCTTGCATCCATTGTAGATATGTTAAAGGAGAAATGTGATTTACTAGGTTATGAAGATCACCCATATAATGCCTTAATGGATAATTTTGAAGAAGGAATGACGGTAGCTAAGCTAGATCCATTATTTGAAGAAGTTAAAATTCGGCTTGGTAGTTTAATAAACAAAGTGCTATCAAAACAAGGATCAAAGACCGGTTTTCTATCTCAGAAATTTGAATTAGCAAAGCAACAATTATTAGTAAAGGATATATTGGAATTCCTGCAAGTCAATAAAGACCTTTTTCGCATGGATATTTCTTCTCATCCTTTTTGTACGAATTTCCATAGTTCAGATATTCGAATGACCACAAGATACAATGAGAATGATTTGATGTCTTCGATATGGTCGGCTATTCATGAAAGCGGTCATGGTCTTTATGAAATGGGATTAAATCGAGGTATAATCGGATTGCCTTCTTCAAATTCCGTTTCTTTGGGCATTCATGAGAGTCAATCACGTTTTTGGGAGAATAATATTGGACGAAGTAAGGTATTTATTGAGGCTATTTTCCCATTGATTCAAGATATATTTCCACAACAAATGGCAGGATTGTCGCCTCATGATTTGTTCTTAGAAATCAATTTTATAGAGCCTAGTTTGATACGTACAGAATCAGATGAGTTGACTTATCATTATCATATTATGATACGCTATGAAATTGAAAAGAAATTGATTAGTGGTGAACTGAAAGTGAGCGAGGTGAGGGATTATTGGAATGCCATGTATAAGGAATATTTAAAATTAGATGTGCCAGACGATGCCAATGGTTGTTTACAAGATGTTCATTGGAGTTTTGGAGGTATGGGTTATTTTCCAACCTACTCTTTAGGCTCATTTTTCGCCGCGCAATGGTATTTGGAAATGAATAAAAATAATCAGTTGATTGAGCAAATCAAGCAAAATAAGTTTAAAGAAATTAATAATTGGCACAGCGAAAATATTCATAAATATGGTTCTCTCTTTACTTCAGAGGAATTATGCATCAAAGCAACAGGCAAGCCACTTGATTTCGGATACTTTGAGAGCTATATTATGGAAAAACATAATTTAAAATAA
- a CDS encoding septum formation initiator family protein: MTVLESKLIKAYNNLSNLIKKYFRNKYWTALILFIVWISFFDNNSLIRQAQRKYQIVKLNKEIAYYKKELVQTKIEEKALKHSDEYFEKFVRETYLLKKPNEVIYIFSEDKN; the protein is encoded by the coding sequence ATGACAGTTTTGGAATCCAAGCTGATAAAAGCTTATAATAATTTATCAAATCTTATAAAGAAGTATTTCCGCAATAAATATTGGACAGCATTAATTCTCTTTATTGTCTGGATTTCTTTTTTTGACAATAATAGTCTCATTCGACAGGCACAGAGAAAGTATCAGATTGTCAAACTGAATAAAGAAATTGCTTACTATAAGAAAGAATTAGTGCAAACAAAAATAGAAGAAAAAGCACTGAAACATAGCGATGAATATTTTGAAAAATTTGTCCGTGAAACCTACCTTCTCAAAAAGCCAAACGAAGTTATTTATATTTTTTCAGAAGATAAAAACTGA
- the priA gene encoding primosomal protein N', producing the protein MFANVILPLKLASYYTYMVPKELLDEVQVGKRVLVSFGRSKYYAGIIARLHHDKPNIETVKLIEQVLDDKPIIYEKNLQFWKWLADYYMCTIGEVMDTALPNYFKLSSERFFKIHDEAIENPSTLTMLNHDGDEEILLESIRSMGQISFKEIKENFGNKKGLISLNKLIDCGLVEPVDIVKDKYKARYEKFIRLHYDYTDTFKINEAFNLLQSKSPQQYKILLTYFSLTRNHDGVLKSELLHKADASATILKSIIDKGILVEYLQQVDRFSIQKNKEIQKAELSIAQQETYASITKQFTEKSVVVLRGITGSGKTEVYIKLIQDYLVDNKTCLLILPEIALTQQIVSRLNRYFGSSFLIYHSLISQNKRYEIWKKVETGEIKFIVGTRSTLFLPYQKLDLVIIDEEHDGSLKQSDTQPKFHCRDAMIHYSQFLGTKILLGSATPSVETYFNVHRGKYGFVELLSRFGEAKVPEVELINLRDPLVVQGMKSFYSERLLTEVSKTISQGQQAILFQNRRGYSPYIQCNTCGYVQKCDHCDVRLTYHSYYKLLVCHYCNKKYSVKPTCLECGSSELKTKGLGTQKVEEEIHLFLPNIRLGRLDLDTASSVSKIDLILNQFKNKEFDVLIGTQMVSKGLDFDNLTLVGVVQADIFFSFIEYKTDERAFQTLHQVTGRVGRGQLPGKVLIQTSDPENKVIQYVLNHDWKGFVEQELKLREKFIYPPYCKLIKISIKHLKEDLVKIYADKLYNKLSATIKGIVLGPNLPPISKIRNQFIREILVKLPRNKDLAAEKQKIQDVIAFELMTLNNKNFSIDISVDV; encoded by the coding sequence GTGTTTGCAAACGTCATTTTACCCCTAAAACTTGCTTCCTATTATACCTATATGGTTCCTAAGGAACTTCTAGATGAGGTTCAGGTGGGAAAGCGTGTCTTAGTTTCTTTTGGTCGTAGTAAATATTATGCTGGAATCATAGCGAGGTTACACCACGATAAACCTAATATAGAAACAGTAAAATTGATTGAACAAGTCCTCGATGATAAGCCAATTATTTACGAAAAAAATCTACAATTCTGGAAATGGTTAGCTGATTATTATATGTGCACCATTGGCGAGGTTATGGATACAGCCCTACCTAATTATTTCAAACTGTCGAGTGAGCGCTTTTTTAAAATCCATGATGAAGCTATAGAGAATCCATCGACCTTGACTATGCTTAATCATGACGGCGATGAGGAAATTTTATTGGAATCCATTAGAAGTATGGGACAGATTTCATTTAAAGAAATCAAAGAAAATTTTGGCAATAAAAAAGGATTGATTAGTCTCAATAAATTGATAGACTGCGGGCTTGTGGAACCAGTAGATATCGTTAAGGATAAGTATAAAGCTCGGTATGAAAAATTCATTCGACTGCATTATGATTATACCGATACTTTTAAAATCAACGAAGCATTTAATTTATTACAATCCAAAAGTCCTCAACAATACAAAATTCTACTGACATATTTCTCCTTAACTAGAAATCATGATGGAGTCTTAAAGTCAGAATTATTGCATAAAGCTGATGCGAGTGCTACCATTCTGAAATCCATTATTGACAAAGGTATCTTGGTTGAGTATCTACAGCAAGTAGATCGCTTTTCTATCCAAAAAAATAAGGAGATTCAAAAGGCAGAGCTAAGTATAGCGCAGCAGGAAACCTATGCATCCATAACGAAACAATTTACCGAAAAAAGCGTTGTAGTATTGCGGGGTATCACAGGCAGCGGTAAAACAGAAGTCTACATTAAATTAATTCAAGACTATCTCGTTGACAATAAAACATGCCTTCTTATTTTACCTGAAATAGCGCTTACACAACAAATTGTGAGCAGATTAAATCGCTATTTTGGCTCTAGTTTTTTAATTTATCATTCCTTGATAAGTCAAAATAAACGCTATGAGATATGGAAAAAGGTAGAAACAGGGGAGATAAAGTTTATCGTCGGTACACGCTCTACTTTATTCTTACCATATCAAAAGCTTGATTTAGTCATTATTGACGAAGAACATGATGGCTCTTTGAAACAATCAGATACCCAACCTAAATTTCATTGTAGAGATGCTATGATTCACTATTCACAGTTTCTAGGCACTAAAATTTTGTTAGGATCTGCGACCCCAAGCGTGGAGACCTATTTTAATGTTCATCGCGGCAAATATGGTTTCGTGGAGTTATTGAGTCGATTCGGAGAGGCCAAGGTGCCTGAAGTTGAATTAATCAATCTAAGAGACCCTCTGGTAGTTCAAGGTATGAAAAGCTTTTATTCCGAAAGGCTGTTGACAGAGGTTTCAAAAACCATAAGCCAAGGACAACAAGCTATACTTTTTCAAAATAGACGAGGCTATTCACCTTATATTCAATGCAATACCTGTGGATATGTCCAAAAATGCGACCATTGTGACGTGAGGCTCACCTACCACTCCTATTACAAACTCCTCGTTTGCCATTATTGCAATAAAAAGTATAGTGTAAAGCCAACCTGTTTAGAATGTGGTAGTTCAGAATTGAAAACTAAAGGGTTGGGAACTCAAAAGGTAGAAGAGGAAATTCATCTATTTCTTCCTAATATAAGACTAGGTAGACTAGATTTGGATACAGCTAGCAGTGTTTCTAAAATCGACCTTATCTTAAATCAATTTAAAAATAAAGAGTTCGATGTACTTATCGGCACGCAAATGGTTTCGAAGGGCTTGGATTTTGATAATTTAACTTTAGTAGGAGTTGTGCAGGCAGATATTTTCTTCTCATTTATCGAGTATAAAACAGATGAGCGTGCATTTCAAACCCTTCACCAGGTAACAGGCAGAGTTGGACGCGGTCAACTTCCTGGTAAAGTGCTTATCCAAACAAGTGATCCAGAAAATAAAGTCATTCAATATGTACTGAATCATGATTGGAAAGGTTTCGTAGAACAAGAATTGAAGTTAAGAGAGAAATTTATATATCCACCATATTGTAAATTGATTAAAATTTCAATAAAGCATCTTAAAGAAGACTTAGTTAAAATATATGCAGATAAACTATATAATAAATTATCTGCTACTATTAAAGGAATAGTATTGGGACCTAATCTTCCTCCAATTTCAAAAATTAGGAATCAGTTTATTCGGGAAATATTGGTAAAACTGCCACGTAATAAAGACCTTGCCGCAGAAAAGCAAAAAATACAAGATGTAATTGCCTTTGAACTCATGACTCTAAACAATAAAAACTTTAGTATAGATATTTCTGTGGATGTCTAA